One Archangium violaceum genomic window, TGGGCAAACGCGTGTCCCTGCCGTCCGGCGCGCTCACCATCCTGGAGGGGGTGGGCTTCTCCATCTCCCATGGCGACACCGTGGCCATCGTCGGGGCCTCCGGCTCGGGAAAGAGCACGCTGCTGTCGCTGATGGCCGGGCTGGACACGCCCAGCAGCGGGAGCGTGCTGTTGGACGGCGAGCCGCTGTCCGCCCTGGACGAGGACGGCCGTGCGCGCGTGCGCGGCGAGAAGGTGGGTTTCGTCTTCCAGAGCTTCCAGTTGCTGCCCTCGCTGACGGCGCTGGAGAACGTGATGCTGCCGCTCGAGCTGCGCGGAGACGCGGACGTGGAGACGCCCGCCCGGGCCATCCTCGGGAAGGTGGGGCTGGGGGAGCGGCTGGGCCACTACCCGCGCCAGCTGTCCGGCGGAGAGCAGCAGCGTGTCGCCCTGGCGCGCGCCTTCGTCACCCGGCCGGCGGTGCTCTTCGCCGACGAGCCCACCGGCAACCTCGACACCCGCACCGGCCAGGCCATCGTCGAGCTGTTGTTCTCGCTCAACGCGGAGGCCGGCACCACCCTGGTACTCGTCACCCATGACGAGCACCTCGCGGCGCGCTGCGGGCGGCGGCTGCGGCTCGACGGGGGCCGCCTGGTCTCCGAGGAGCGGCAAGCGTCATGAGACTGCTCGGGATGGCCTGGCGCCAGCTGCGCCGTGACTTCGCCGCCGGAGAGCTCCGCATCCTCCTCGCCGCCCTGGTGCTCGCGGTGTTGGCCGTGACGTCCATCGGCTTCGTCACCGACCGCGCCGAGCGCGCGCTGGCCCTCGAGGCCAACCGGCTGCTCGGCGGAGACGCGGTGGTGCTCGGCGACACGCCCTTCGATGGGGTGGTGCGCGAGGCGGCGAAGGCGCCCGGGCTGCGAAGCACCGAGACGCAGGAGCTGCCCAGCATGATCCGGGTCGGCGACGCGGACGATGAGCGGCTCAAGCTCGGAGAGCTCCGGGCGCTCGGAGAGGGTTTTCCCCTGCGAGGCCGCTTCCGCATCGTGGACTCAGTGGACGGCCCCGAGCGCGACGCCACGGGCATTCCCGAGCGGGGCAGCGTGTGGCTGAGCCGCGCGGGCGCGGACGCGCTGGATGCCAGGCTGGGGGACATGATTGGCATTGGCGAGTCGCGGCTGCGGCTCTCCGCGCTGGTGGTGAGGGAACCGGACGCGGCGATCGACTACTTCAACATCGCGCCCCGGGTGTTCCTCAACCTCGCCGACCTGCCCGCGACGGGGCTGGTGCAGGAGGGCAGCCGGCTGCGCTACCGCCTGGTGGTCGCCGGAGAGCCGGACGCGGTGGAGCGCTTCGTGCGCACCGCGCGTGAGGGGCTCGCGCGTGGCCAGCGCCTGGAGACGGTGAAGGACGCGCGTCCGGAGATGCGCTCCGCGCTCGACAGGGCCGACCGCTTCTTGAGCCTGGCGGCGTTGGTGTCGGTGGTGCTGGCGGCGGTGGCCGTGGCCATGGCGGCGCGCCGGCACAGCGAGCGGCACCTGTCGAGCACCGCGGTCATGCGGTGTCTGGGCGCGAGCCAGCGCACGCTGGTGGCCACCCACGGTGGCGAGCTGCTCCTCGCCGGCCTCATCGCGAGCTCCATCGGCGTCCTGCTCGCCTTCCTCATGCAGTGGCTGGTGGGAAGGTGGCTCTCCGAGGCGCTGAAGCTGGACATCCCGGCGGCCGGCTGGGTGCCGGCGGTGCAGGGGTATGGGGTGGGGCTGGTGGTACTGCTGACCTTCGGTGCACCCCCCATCCTCGCGCTGCGCCGGGTGCCCGCGCTGCGCGTGTTGCGGAGGGACCTCGACCGGACCGAGCCGAGCTCCTGGCTGGTGGGGCTCGCGGGCGTGGCGGGGCTGGCCGCGCTGCTGTGGTGGAAGGCCGGCTCGGCGGGGCTGGCGTCCGCGATGCTCCTCGGCATCGTCGCCACGCTGGGCGTGCTGGCCGCCCTTGCGTGGGGGCTCATCTCCGTCGTGCGGCGGCTGCGCTCGCGGCTGCGCGGGAGCCTACGCTACGGGCTGGCCAACGTGAGCCGGCGCGCGGCCACCAGCGTCGCGCAGGTGTCGGCGCTCGGCCTGGGGCTGATGGCGCTGCTGCTGCTCACCTTCGTGCGCACCGACCTGCTCGACCGCTGGCAGGTGGCGCTCGCCAGGGAGGCCCCCAACCGCTTCATCGTCAACGTGCAGGAGGATCAGCTCGAGCTGGTGCGTGCGTTCATGGCCGAGCAGGGGTTGCCCGCGCCGGACCTCTTCCCCATGGTGCGTGGCCGCCTGGTGGCGCACAACGGCGAGCCGGTGAAGGCCACGCCCGCCGAGGGTGCCGCCAACACCGAGGAGGAGCGTCGCGGGCGGCGACGGAGGGACCGCGAGTACAACCTCTCCAGCGTCACCACGCTTCGCGACGACAACCGCATCACCGCGGGCACGTTCTGGGGACAGCGGCGCCCGGAGAAGCCGGAGCTCTCCGTGGAGGAGGACTTCGCCTCCGCGATGGGCTGGAAGCTCGGAGACCGCGTGGCCTTCGACATCGCGGGCCAGCGGCTCGAGGCCACCGTCACCAGCCTGCGCGAGGTGGAGTGGGAGAGCTTCCGGCCGAACTTCATCGTGCTGGTGTCGCCGGGCTCGCTCGCGGGCTATGCGGCCAGCTACATCACCGCGATGCACGTGCCCCCCGAGCGCACGCGCTTCACCGCGGAGCTGGTGTCCCGCTTCCCCAACCTCTCGGTGGTGGATGTGGATGCGCTGCTCGAGCAGGCGCGCGGCACCGCGGACCAGGTCTCCACCGTGGTGGAAGTGGTGTTCTACTTCTCGCTGCTCGCGGGCCTGCTGGTGCTGATGGCCGCGGTCAGTGCCAGTCAGGACGAGCGCCTGCTGGAAGGTGGCGTGATGCGGGTGCTGGGCGGCAGCCGCCGGCAGTTGCGGCTCGCGCAGGCCTCGGAGTTCGCGGCCATTGGCCTGCTGTCGGGCCTCACCGCGGCGTTCGCCGCCTCCATCCTGGCCGGGGTCATCGCCACGCAGGTGTTCGAACTGCCATGGCAGGCGGACTGGCGGCTGGTGGGGGTGGGTGGCGGGCTGGGGGTGCTGGCGGCGGTGAGCGCGGGAATGTTCGCCACCCGGCGCGTGCTGGACGCGCCACCCTCGGTGACGCTGCGGGAGTTGCAGGGCTGAGCCCGAGAGCACCTCGAGACGAGCGAGGTGGAGCCGATGCGCGACGAGGGCCACTCATGCTCGTCATGTCACGCTCTCCTCCTGGGCTATGGTGAGCGCTGGCGGCTGGCGGGGGGTCCGCCGCGCCACTCCACTCATGACACATCCTTCACGAAGCTCCTCGTTCTCCCACTGGCTCGTCCGTGGGCTCCTGCTCGTCATGGCCTGCGCACCCGCGCAAGAGGCGAAGGAGATTCCGGTGGTCGGAGCGCCCTCCGCCGCCGTCGACGTCTCGCCCCCCTTCGACGTCCACGCCGTCATCCGCCGCGTGGAACAATCCTTCCGTTCCCAGGAAGGCTTCTTCACGGGTGACCAGGACACCTACGCGGTTCGCGTGGGAGAGGACGGCACGATCCGCTTCTCGCCGCGCGCCTGGCGGGAAGCGCACGCGTCCGCCACCCCCTCCCCTACCGCGGTGCAGGGAGCTCCCTTGGAGGTGCGCACGGTGTCGATCTCCCGGGGCGAGCGTCCCCTGGCCCAGGCGCCGCGCGTGTCGGTGCGCGAGGACGGCGCGTTGGCCGTGCAGCGGGGTCCCGTGGTGGAGGTGCTGCGAAACGGCGACGGAGTCCTTGCGCAACGCTGGGAGATGGCCATCCGCCCCGAGGGCACGGGCGATCTGGACGTGCGAGTGGAACTGGCCGGGCTCGAGTACGTGGGCAAGACGTCCCAGGGGCACCACTACGTAGATCCCCAGACGCGGCTCGGGGTGCGCTACGGACAGGCCACGTGGGTGGACGCGAGAGGCGTGCGGACTCCCGTACAGACCGTCCGCGAAGAGGGCGTCCTGGTGATGCGCGTGCCCGCGCGCGTCCTGGAGGATTCAACCTGGCCGGCGGTGCTGGCTCCGATCATCTCCCCGGAAATCAGCGCGGATGAGCCCGTACCCGCTCCACCGGGAACCCCTACGAACTCGGGTGCTGTCGCCTCGGGTGAAGGCATCTACCTGGTGACGTGGCTGAGAAGTTTCGGCGACACGGACATGATCCATGCCACCCGTGTACGAGCCGTGGACGGGGTTCTCCTCGACCCGAATGGTTTCATCGTGCAGGGCTCGGAGCAGCGGGTCAGCAAGCTCTCCGTGGCCTCGGTGGGGAACGACTTCCTGGTGGCCTTCTCGGGTGCTCGTCCAGGCTTCCACGCGTCCATCCAGGCCGTACTCGTGCGAGGCGCGACGAAGCAGGTGCAATCCGTTGGCACCCTGTCCTCCTCCACTCCGGGAAGCCATGAAGAGCCCGTCGTCGCCTTCGACGGAAGCCAATTCCTCGTGGCGTGGAGCCGTGTCGAGAGAAAGATCGTGGGGGATAAGGTGTACGAAACCTCGGTCCTCAGAGGCAGGCGCGTGAGGGCGTCGGATGGACAGGTTCTCGACACCACGGAGATTCCCATATCCTCCATGGAGGGGGTGCCCAGAAAGCCCTCGCTGGCCTTTGGTGGAAGCCACTTCCTGGTGGCCTGGCAGGCCGATCCACAACAAACCGGGGATTCCAACATCTACGGCGCGCGCGTGAGGGCGTCGGATGGACAGGTCCTCGATACCACCCCCCTCTCCATTTCCACCGCCACGGGCGCCCAGCTCGCCCCCGCCGTGGCCTTCACCGCGGGCCAGTTCCTCGTGGCATGGAACGATCGGCGCACGGATGCCTCCGGCGACGTCTATGGCGCACGGGTGCGTGCCGGGGATGGGCAGGTGCTCGATGCCTTGGGAATTCCCATCGCCACCGGCCCCGCGGCCCTGGTGGACAACGCTTCAATCGCCGCCAGCGCCAGTGCGAATGACTTCCTGGTGGTGTGGCCACAGCAGGAGAACTCCAGCTCCACCTTCTACGGAGCACGGGTTGATTCGAATGGAAACGTGCTCGATGCCAGCGCCGTGGCCTTCTCGACGCCCGATACGACGAGCCGCTCGGCCGCTCAAGAGCGCTCGATAAATCCCAGGAAGTGAAAGCTGGGTGATCCAAAGGTGGGTGGGGAAGGCAAAGCCCCACCCCTGGGGTTCGGGTGCAAGAGGTACCATGTGAAGTAGGCAGGGGGAGTGAGCCAGAAGAAAGCGCGGGCAGCAGAGGGAAGAGTCCGGACGAAAGAGCCGGACAGGTCGCAAGGCTGGCTGTTCAAGCAGATGCCGGAGCAGTTGGTGGAGCCGGAGCACCCGGTGCGGGTAGTGGCGGCGGCGGTGGAGGCGTTGGACCTGAGAGGTTTTCTGGCCGGGGCCAAGGCGGTGGAGGGACATGCGGGACGCCCGGTGACAAGTCCCCGGTTGCTGTTCATCCCGGTGCTGGCGATGAATGGTGCCGGGCAGCCGGTGCTGGCGTGGAGCATGCCGCTACCAGCAAGCGGCGCTCCAGGCCCTTGCCCCATGGGAAGCCCCAGGGGCTGGGGCATTGCCCGAGGGGCGGCCATGCTGCCGAGCAAAGCGGACGCCCCATCTCCACTGTGTGACGACCATGGGACTTCTAGACCGCATCCTCGGTGGGGGTTCCCGCTCCATGCAGCCGAACCGGGGAGGAGGGGCGGTTCCCTCCGCCGACGAGCAGGCGCTTGCCCGCTACCGGTATCTGCTGCGGACGGCGCCGCCGGAAGCCATCGAGCAGGCGCATGCGGAAGCCTTCGCGCAACTGACGCCCGCGCAACGAGCGCGGGCCCTGCGGGAGTTGAGCGAGGACCTGCCTCCGGCGGAACGGAGGGCCGCGGCCTCGAATGACCCGGAGCCCCGAGCGTTGGCGCGAATGGCGACACGGGCCGAGATGCGTCGGCCCGGGACGCTGGAGCGCTCCTTCGGGGGGATGAGCCTCGGCGGAATGTTCGCTGGGAGCCTATTGGGCAGCATCGCCGGGACGGTGATTGGCTCGGCGATCGCCCACCAGTTCCTGAGCGACTTCGACGGCGGATCCTGGGAGGATGAGGCCGGGCTGGACTCCGCCCAGACGGAGGACGTGGCCGCGGAAGACGACGCTGGCTACGGGGATGACCTGGGCGACTTCGACTTGTGACCGATAGGGGACGAGACATGGCTTGGAACACTGCTACTGGGGGGATGATCGCCGCCGAAGCTCCGGTCTCGGAGCGGGTGGCCTTCATCCGGAAGACGTACCTCCACCTGGGGGGCGCGGTGCTGGCCTTCATCGCGTTGGAGGCGGCGCTCCTCAACTCACCGCTCGCACAGCCGATCGTGCAGACGATGCTCGGTGGGCGCATGAGCTGGCTCATCGTCCTGGCCGCCTTCATGGCCGTGGGGTGGGTGGCTGATCGATGGGCCCAGTCCGCGAGCTCCCCCGCCATGCAGTACCTCGGGCTGGGTCTCTACGTGGTGGCGGAAGCCATCATCATGCTCCCGCTCCTGTACGTGGCGGCCTACTTCTCCAGGGACCCGAACATCATCGCCAAGGCGGGGGTGCTCACCGGGCTCGTCTTCGTGGGGTTGACGGGAACGGTCCTCCTCACCCGGCGCGACTTCTCGTGGCTCCGTCCGGCGCTGACGATCGCCGGGTTCGCGGCCCTCGGCTTGATCGTCGTCTCGCTGCTCTTCGGCTTCACCCTGGGGACGATCTTCGCGGCCGTGATGGTCGTGGTCGCCGCCGGGTACATCCTCTATTACACGTCCAACGTCCTTCATCACTACCCGGTGGGCTCCCACGTCGCGGCGGCGCTGGCCCTGTTCTCGGCCGTGGCCCTCCTGTTCTGGTACATCCTCCGGATCTTCACGGACCGGCGCTGAAGCGAGCGGAAGCCTGGTTTCAGGAGGGCTCGGGGCCGCGTTCGTGCGGCACCGGGCCCTCCTTCCGTCCGCGGGCGCCGTATGGCGCACAGCTGCCGCTCTGCTCCAACGGCTGCTCTTCGAGCAGCCCCTGCATGAGCTGGCGGTTGTAACGAAGCACCGGCGTCTGCCCGGTGAAGAAACCGATGCGACCTCGCCCAACCGAGCCCGAAGCGCATGCGCAGGTTACCCTGCTGCGAGGCCTCGTCCTTCGCGCCCGGATCCTCCGTGACGTAGAGCCCCGGGATGCCGATGGATCCACCCGCCCGGGTGATGGCCATGAGCGAGTTGAGCACCGTGGCGGGTGCCTCCGTCCCATGCTGGGCACCGTGGCCGCGCGCCTCGAAACCGACCGCGTCGATGGAGGCATCGACCTCGGGCACACCGGTAACCGCGGCGATCAACTCCTCCAGCTTGTCGCTCTTCGTGAGATCGATGGGCTCGAACCCGACGGACTTCGCGTGCTTCAACCGCTCCGGGTTGATGTCGCCGATCATCACCACCGCTGCCCCGAGCAGGTGGGCCGAAGCCGCGGCGGCGAGCCCCACTGGGCCTGCCCGCCCACCCAGCCGCCCATGTCCACATAGCCATAGGCGCCGCCGGGACGTGACGCGTTGACGTTGAGACACACGCCCGTCTGCTGCTCCCGGCACGTGCGGCAGCGTCCGCAGGCAACGTTGAAGGGCACCGTGACGAGATCGCCCAGCTCCAGGTACTCGACGTCCTTGCCTTTCTCGATGATCTCCCCGGTGATTATGAGTGGCGAGGACGCCGACCGTGCGCGCTCGCTGATCAAGGGCGTCGAGTTCCACAAGGTCGACACGGGCCACTCCTTCCACTCGGAGAAGCCCGAGCAGTTCATCAGGCTCATGGTCGACTTCAAGAAGCGGGTCGGTGCCTCTGGCCGGTAGAAGCCACGGAGGAAGAATTGCGCGGGTGCGCAGTGCACGTTGCAAGGACGCCTGTCGGTCCCCACGCGCAGGTGCTCGGCGGGACGGTGAGCGGGAATGCCCGGATCGACGGTCACGCCGGGCTCGGCTCGCGTGGGAACGGAGTTCACGGGGCCAATCGGACCGCGCCCGTGGTCGAAGTGACGGCGCCGCCTCCGTACACGTGGAGGCCGTGAGCCCTCGAGCAGTCATGGGGACCTGACACGCGAGGAGGCGGCGGCAATCAGGCCGCGCTCCGCCTGCCGTCTCCTCGCGAGCCCAGCACCGTGCCGAACTGGATGTGGGCGGACTCCGGCTCGAGAAGTTGCAGGAAGGCCTCGGCGCACCGTCTACCGTGACGTCGCCACCTTGCAGGGCTTCGGACCAGGCCGCTGACGCACAGCCCCCGAAGCTTTCCAGCGATCCGGCGGAGAATCTGCTGAAGCAGGTCCGCGAAGAGGACGCCCGGGGCTTTGCTGACAGGCAGCGGGACGCCCTGCACCCGCATCTTCTCCTTCCAGTGGCGGACCTGCGGCGGGTCGCGGAGATACGCCATGAAGCCCTCGGGGGTGGGCTCCAGCTCGTCATGGACATCTACTTCGGTGATTGCGTTCTCGTGGCTCAGGTCGGGCTTCCCTCCAAAGCACTCTTCCTGAATCCGCCACCGCTTCTCCAGGAGCTCCCCCTTTGGACGCTCGCGGAGGCAAATGTCAGGGCAAAGCCGCCAGGAAGGCCCGCTGCACGTCGAGGTACCCAGGCACGAACACCTGCCGTGGTGCGTAGCCGGCGCGGGCGAACGCCTCCCAGATGGGTCGGTAGAACCCGTCGCTCGTCGCGTCCACCGGGCCGTCGCCGTGTACGAACACGACGAGCCCGACCGGTCGCGTGGTGCCCGGCGGCAGCGCGAGCACGCCGTCGAGGTCGCCGGCCGGGCCGGGGATCGCGATCCGCCGCTCGTCCAGGTCATACGTGTGACCCATGACCGCGATCCCCGCGACGGCCGCGAGCAGCGCGCCGACGACGACCAGCGCCGTGAGTACCCACCGGACAACGTGGCGGCGTGGGGAGTGAGCCGGCCTCACGGTGTCAGCATCTATCGATTCATTCACGACCGTATTATATATGATAGATTCGAGTCATGACGACACCGACCCGACCCGACCCCCGCGGCAGTGCCGTGCCTCCGCCGGACGTCCGCGTGCTCGACGGCGTGCCCGCTGGGGCGGCGGAAACGGTTGCCCGGCTGTACTGGACCGCGTTCGCCCACAAGTTCCGCCCCGGCCTCGGCGATGCCGAGCACGGCGTCCCCGCCCTCCGCGAGGCCCTCGCCTCGGACCGGCTCAGCTGCGCCGTCGGGCCCGATGGCACCGTCCTCGGGGTCCTCGGGCACCACCTGGCCGCTCGCGGGGCCATCGACCTGCGCTTCCAGACGTTGCTGCGGCACTTCTCTCCGTGGAGCGCGCCCTGGCGGGCCCTGCTCCTGATGCCGCTGCACCGCGAAGCCCGGCCAGATGAACTGCTGCTGGACGGAATCGCGGTCGACGCGGCGGCGCGTGGCCGGGGCATCGGCACCCGACTGCTGGCGCATGCCGCCCATCTGGCGCGCCGAGCCGGGCTGCGACGGGTACGACTCAGCGTCGTGGACACCAACCCCCGCGCTCGGGCGCTGTACGAGCGTTGCGGGTTCGTCGCGGGGCGGACGCAGGACGTGTCGCTGCTCGGGACGCTCTACGGTTTCCGGAGCGTCACCGAGATGACGCTCGAGGTCTCCGAGCAGGGAGAGGGCACGTGAGCGCGGAGGTCACCCCGCGTTTCGTCATCGAGGCGCTCGTCGATGCCGACGGCGTGGCCGATCTCGGCAGGGTCTACGACGTGGCCGTCGCCCTCGGGCTCGGCGAGCAGCCGGTGCGGCTGGTGATCCGTCGCATGGTCGCGGCCGGGGACGCCGAGCAGCACGGACGCGGGAGACGCGGCACGCTGCGCCTGAGTCCGGCGGCCCGGGTGCGCGATCGGCACGACGTCGCCTTCGTGCACCACGCGTATCGGCAGGACGCCGGCGAGGCGCCTTGGGATGGGCTCTGGCGGCTGTGCGCGTTCTCCGTTCCCGAGGCCCGCCGGCCCACCCGCGACGCGCTGCGCGCGACCCTCGTCCGGCTCGGCGGTGCGGCACTCGGGCCGGGGCTGTACGTGAGCGCACACGACTGGGATGCCCTGATCGACGCGGAGACGGCGGACATCGACGGCTCCGGTCTGCTCACCCGTGCGACGACGGCCGACCTGCGCATCGGCGACCTGCGCGACCCACGCGCGATCGCCGCGCGCCTGTGGCCGGCCAAGCCCGTTCTGGCCGCCTACCGTCCCCTGGCCACGCAACTCGACGACGTGGCAGCCGGGGGCGCGGACACCGGGGGCGCCGACGAGCCCGAGCGGATCGCGCTGGCCCTGCACCTGGCCGTGGCGTTCGACCATGCCCTGCTCACGGATCCACTGTTGCCCCCCGAGCTGCGGCCCGTCCCGTGGCCGCCGACCGAGATCCGCGCCCGTTTCCGCGCCACCTGGGAGACCTTGGCGGCCGATGCCGGACCGGCGCGCTTGTTCACCCGGTACTGAGGCCCGCCCCACCTGAGTGCGTGCTCTAGCGCGCCTCTCCATGGAGGGCTTCTCCCCGAAGCCCTGGCGTCAGCTGCCGGCGAGCCGGGGCTTCTCTCCCTCGGCGACGGGAGCGCCGTGGCCACCGGGGCCCGAGCCATGCTCGCCAGGGCCACCGGAGCGGCGGTGGAGCCGCCGGTCCAACCGCGTCTTCATCCGATCCGCCACCACGTAGAAGGCGGGCACCACCAGGAGGCTGAGCACGGTGGAGACGGAGAGGCCTCCCAGCACGGCCACCGACATGGGGGCACGCGTCTCGCTGCCCGCCCCCAGCGCCAGCACCGCCGGCACCGCCGCCATCATCGTGGCCAGCGACGTCATGAGGATGGGCCTCAAGCGCACCGGGCCCGCCCGCTGCATCGCCTCCACCGCGTCCGCTCCCTGCTCACGCTGCAGCAGCGCATAATCCACCAGGATGATGGAGTTCTTCTTCACGATGCCCATCAACAGCAGCAGGCCAATCATGCTGAAGATGTTGAGCGTCGTGCCGGTGGCCCACATCGCGAAGGCCGCTCCCGCCACCGATAGAGGGAGGATGGTGAGCACCGTGACGGGGTGCAGGAACGAGTTGAACTGCGAGGCGAGCACCATGTAGGCCACCCCGATGCCCAGGATGAGGGCGAACAGGAGGCTGCTCATGGACTCCTGGAAGGCCACGCTGGAGCCGCCGAACACCACGCGCGTGCCACCGGGCAGCTCCCGGGCCAGCCGCTCCACCGTCTCCAGCGCCTGCTGCTGGGTGGCCCCGGGCGCCACGTTGGCGAAGATACTGATGGCCCGCTCACGATCCTTGCGGGTGATGGCCTGGAGCGCCGGACGCTCCTCCTGCGTCACCAGCGAGGCCAACGGCACCAGTTCGCCCGTGCCGGTGCGCACCTTCAGCATCGCCAGGTCCTCCGGCCGCGAGCGCTGATCCTTGAGCAGGCGCAGCCGCACGTCGATGCGGCGCCCGCCGGTGCTGTACCTGCCCACGCGCACCCCGCCCACCAGGGCGTTGAGGGTGGAGCCCACGTCCTGCATGGACACGCCCAGGTCCGCGGCGCGCGCCCGATCCGGCGTAATCCGCAGCTCCGGCATGCCGAGCTGGTAGTCCGTGTCCACGTCCACCACCGTGCCGCTCGCCTGGAGCTTGTCGCGCATCTCCGTGCTGGACTCGATGAGCCGCTCCCAGTCCGAGCCGCGCACGCTGAACTCCACCGGGAAGCCGCGCGAGGCCGTGAAGCCGCTCTGAGACAGATCCATCACCACCGCGCGCAGGCCCGGGTACGAGTTGAGCTCCTTGCGCACCATCTGGTTGAAGTCCGACATCGGCATGCGCTGCTCCGGCGGCACCAGGGTGATGAACAGCATGCCGCCGTTCACCCCGCTGCCACCGCCGCCCACCACCGAGAACAGGCGGGTCACCTCGGGCCGGTTGCTCAGGTACTCCTCGGCCCTGAGGAAGAGCCGGTCCGTCTCCTCCACGGTGCTGCCCACCGCCGTCTGCAGCCGCACCATGACGCGGCCCTGATCCTGCGAGGGGACGAACTCGCTCGACAGGCTCTTGAAGGCGAAGCCGGACAGCGCCAGCAGCACCACCGCGCCCCCCAGCACCCACCAGGGCCGCTTCAGCCCCTGGGCCAGCACCCTCCCGTAGTGGTGCTCCAGCCAGGTGAAGGCCCGGTCCACGAGCACCCCCACCTTGCTGCGGCCCTCGCGGCCCGTCTTGAGCAGTTGCGCGCACCGCGCCGGCGCCAGGGTGATGGCCTCCACGTAGGACAGCAGCACCGCCACGCACAGCGTCACGCCGAACTGGAGGAAGAACTTGCCGATGACCCCGCTCATGAAGACGACGGGGAGGAAGATGGCCACCACGGCCAGCGTGGCCGCCAGGGCCGCGAAGGTGATTTCGTGCGTGCCCTCGCGCGCCGCGCTCACCCGGTCCTTCCCCTCTTCCGCGTGACGGAAGATGTTCTCCATCACCATGATGGCGTCATCCACCACGATACCCACCGCCAGGGACAGGCCCAGCAGCGTGAAGGTGTTGAGGGTGAAGCCCAGGAAGTAGATGACCGCCACCGTGCCCAGCAGCGACATGGGAATGGCGAGGATCACGTTGAACGTGCTGGAGAGCGAGCCGAGGAACGCCCAGCACACCAGCGCCGTCAGCAGGCAGGCCAGCAGCAGCTCGAACTCGATCTCGTGGACGCTCTCCTCGATGAACCGGGTGGAGTCGAAGTTGACGCCCAGGTCCAGGCCCTCGGGCGCGTCCTTCTGCAGCTCGGCGAGCTTCGCGCGCACGCCCTGCGCCACGGCCACCGCGTTGGCGCCGCGCTGCTTGCGGATGCCGAGTCCCTGGGCCGGCTGGCCGTCGACACGGGCCAGGCGGCGCACGTCCTCGAAGCCGTCCTCCACCAGCGCCACGTCGGACAGGTAGACGGGGGAGCCGTTGCCCTCGCGCACCACCAGGTGGCGCAGCGTCTCCAGGTTCAGCGCCTCGCCCATGACACGGACGTTGACCTCGCGGCCCTCCGTCTCGATGCGGCCCGCGGGCAGCTCCACGTGCTCGCGCTGCAGCGCGGAGATGACGTCGGTGACGGTGAGCCCGCGCGCGTCCAGCTTCTGCGCGTCCACCCAGATGCGCACGTTGCGCTCCAGCGAGCCGCCCAGCGTCACCTCGCCCACTCCCGGCACCGTCTGCAGCACCTCCTTCACGCGGTAGCGGGTGAAGTCGGCGAGGAACTGCTGCGAGAAGGGC contains:
- a CDS encoding efflux RND transporter permease subunit; translation: MNITDVCIKKPVFAWMLMAATIVFGLVAAQRIGISQFPDVDYPVIGISVTWEGASPEAVENDVIEPLEEAAMQVEGVKSITSKSSQGGGSISVELDLSRDVDQALQDVTSKVSQAQRRLPQDIDPPVISKSNPEDQPIMWLGVSGPFSQQFLADFTRYRVKEVLQTVPGVGEVTLGGSLERNVRIWVDAQKLDARGLTVTDVISALQREHVELPAGRIETEGREVNVRVMGEALNLETLRHLVVREGNGSPVYLSDVALVEDGFEDVRRLARVDGQPAQGLGIRKQRGANAVAVAQGVRAKLAELQKDAPEGLDLGVNFDSTRFIEESVHEIEFELLLACLLTALVCWAFLGSLSSTFNVILAIPMSLLGTVAVIYFLGFTLNTFTLLGLSLAVGIVVDDAIMVMENIFRHAEEGKDRVSAAREGTHEITFAALAATLAVVAIFLPVVFMSGVIGKFFLQFGVTLCVAVLLSYVEAITLAPARCAQLLKTGREGRSKVGVLVDRAFTWLEHHYGRVLAQGLKRPWWVLGGAVVLLALSGFAFKSLSSEFVPSQDQGRVMVRLQTAVGSTVEETDRLFLRAEEYLSNRPEVTRLFSVVGGGGSGVNGGMLFITLVPPEQRMPMSDFNQMVRKELNSYPGLRAVVMDLSQSGFTASRGFPVEFSVRGSDWERLIESSTEMRDKLQASGTVVDVDTDYQLGMPELRITPDRARAADLGVSMQDVGSTLNALVGGVRVGRYSTGGRRIDVRLRLLKDQRSRPEDLAMLKVRTGTGELVPLASLVTQEERPALQAITRKDRERAISIFANVAPGATQQQALETVERLARELPGGTRVVFGGSSVAFQESMSSLLFALILGIGVAYMVLASQFNSFLHPVTVLTILPLSVAGAAFAMWATGTTLNIFSMIGLLLLMGIVKKNSIILVDYALLQREQGADAVEAMQRAGPVRLRPILMTSLATMMAAVPAVLALGAGSETRAPMSVAVLGGLSVSTVLSLLVVPAFYVVADRMKTRLDRRLHRRSGGPGEHGSGPGGHGAPVAEGEKPRLAGS